A region of Elusimicrobiota bacterium DNA encodes the following proteins:
- a CDS encoding acetyl-CoA decarbonylase/synthase complex subunit delta, whose amino-acid sequence MEQVLEKWQGKIYELTIGAIKEEGGTRTKKIKIGGSNTLPFLFFEGQIPNLPAVAMEVWDVEPTDWPDILKNEYGDVLENPVQWAKKCEQLGADLICLRLESANPDGKNADASEVAKTVKDVLAVTSVPLIIVGCGNNEKDSLIIMDISQAAKGENCLFGMATKENHKTFVAAAQAGGHSLIAETPLDINLEKQLNILITDIGFSADRIVIHPSTGGLGYGFEYCYSIIERTRLAALVNDKMMAQPVITFIGQETWKTKECKADETEKPEWGNLETRGINWEIITACGYIQAGSDILVMNHPAAVKEIKNYIHKLMHSCPQ is encoded by the coding sequence ATGGAGCAGGTTCTTGAAAAATGGCAAGGAAAAATTTATGAACTGACAATCGGCGCTATAAAAGAGGAAGGTGGAACACGGACTAAAAAAATCAAAATAGGTGGTAGCAATACACTGCCGTTCCTTTTTTTTGAAGGACAAATCCCTAATCTACCTGCAGTTGCTATGGAGGTCTGGGATGTTGAGCCAACTGATTGGCCTGATATTCTTAAAAATGAGTATGGTGATGTTTTGGAAAATCCAGTACAGTGGGCTAAAAAATGCGAGCAACTCGGTGCTGATTTGATATGTTTGCGATTAGAAAGTGCAAACCCAGACGGTAAAAACGCGGATGCATCTGAAGTAGCAAAAACAGTAAAAGATGTTTTGGCTGTTACTTCGGTTCCTTTAATAATCGTCGGCTGTGGGAATAATGAGAAAGACTCGTTGATTATTATGGATATAAGCCAGGCAGCAAAAGGTGAAAACTGCTTGTTCGGTATGGCAACCAAAGAAAATCATAAAACATTCGTTGCCGCTGCGCAGGCAGGTGGACATTCTTTAATTGCAGAGACACCGCTTGATATAAATCTTGAAAAACAGTTAAATATTTTGATTACCGATATAGGATTTTCAGCAGACAGAATTGTTATTCATCCTTCAACGGGTGGACTTGGTTACGGGTTTGAGTACTGCTATTCTATAATTGAACGAACACGGCTTGCTGCACTTGTGAATGACAAAATGATGGCACAACCAGTAATTACATTCATTGGTCAGGAAACATGGAAAACTAAAGAATGTAAAGCAGACGAAACCGAAAAGCCCGAGTGGGGAAATCTTGAAACAAGAGGTATTAACTGGGAAATCATAACTGCCTGCGGGTATATTCAAGCCGGCAGCGATATTCTCGTTATGAACCACCCTGCTGCAGTTAAAGAAATTAAAAATTATATTCACAAATTAATGCACTCCTGTCCGCAATGA
- a CDS encoding OmpA family protein — MKQFLICVVCVVGLCNFLLAKKVGMVNLDSLPKTISPNQDGLYEKTRFVTSVDVGKIKKWALEIKNDIGVPVKTFSGEETIPTVLEWDGTDDKNAVMPDGKYVCVMTIDGKYPARSNELWLNVDTIEPFAGISVSTFGISPNNDSVDDFCDCTFIADDPSGISLWQLSIVNSKGIDVISMKGTTDVPKNFKWDGKDDYYKNVVPNDVYKIKLTIYDAAGNKAEAEPVEVVVNVPEKVVVQEVKTIAVKEEKRGLVVNLASSVLFDSGKSELKPTAFTPLNEVVKLMQDYPENKVLIEGHTDSYGSNAYNKKLSEKRAQAVYNMLITKYDVDKSRLQVIGYGEEKPIADNKTADGREQNRRVEIIILKK, encoded by the coding sequence ATGAAACAGTTTTTAATCTGTGTAGTTTGTGTTGTGGGTTTGTGTAATTTTTTATTAGCCAAAAAAGTTGGTATGGTTAATTTAGATTCACTGCCCAAAACTATTTCACCTAATCAAGACGGGCTTTATGAAAAAACAAGATTTGTTACATCTGTTGATGTTGGCAAGATAAAGAAATGGGCACTTGAAATAAAGAACGATATAGGTGTTCCGGTAAAAACATTTTCAGGCGAAGAAACAATTCCAACTGTATTGGAATGGGATGGAACTGATGACAAAAATGCGGTTATGCCTGACGGTAAATATGTCTGCGTTATGACTATTGATGGCAAATATCCTGCACGGTCTAATGAACTCTGGCTAAATGTTGATACGATTGAACCTTTTGCTGGTATTTCCGTATCAACATTTGGTATATCGCCCAATAACGATAGTGTGGATGATTTTTGTGATTGTACTTTTATTGCCGACGACCCTTCTGGAATTTCACTCTGGCAGTTGTCAATTGTCAATTCTAAAGGGATAGATGTCATCTCTATGAAAGGAACAACAGATGTACCGAAAAATTTCAAATGGGATGGTAAAGACGATTATTACAAAAATGTCGTTCCAAATGATGTCTACAAAATAAAGTTGACCATATACGATGCTGCTGGGAATAAAGCGGAAGCCGAACCAGTTGAAGTAGTGGTTAATGTGCCTGAAAAAGTGGTAGTGCAGGAAGTAAAAACGATTGCGGTAAAAGAAGAGAAAAGAGGGCTGGTTGTGAATCTTGCCTCGTCAGTACTTTTTGATTCTGGTAAATCCGAATTAAAACCAACCGCTTTTACTCCACTGAACGAGGTTGTAAAGCTTATGCAGGATTATCCGGAAAACAAGGTTTTGATTGAGGGACATACTGATAGTTATGGTAGTAATGCATATAATAAAAAATTATCTGAAAAAAGGGCACAGGCGGTCTATAATATGTTAATCACAAAATATGATGTTGATAAAAGTCGTCTTCAAGTGATTGGTTATGGTGAAGAAAAACCAATCGCAGACAATAAAACTGCCGATGGCCGCGAACAGAACAGGCGGGTTGAAATAATAATCTTGAAAAAATAA